Proteins co-encoded in one Ralstonia sp. RRA genomic window:
- a CDS encoding CYTH domain-containing protein — MAREIELKLAVPAGAHNALVSWLDAHAQAAGSVELANVYYDTPDQALARNRAALRVRLHGNQWLQTLKTAAVSTAGLSARHEWEVPLPSDALSVEAFVAHNAAEAADYVRPHAHRLAPLFRTDFTRRLWHATVDGADDGEIEIALDAGAILIPGTEAREPIDELELEWKPAAGSTLSEDAIAERLHAWTQTLRAAVPDLAPLDISKAQRGYQLRAKVTGDQA; from the coding sequence ATGGCCCGCGAGATTGAATTGAAGCTGGCCGTACCTGCCGGCGCGCACAACGCGCTGGTCAGCTGGCTGGATGCGCACGCCCAAGCCGCCGGCTCGGTGGAATTGGCGAACGTCTACTACGACACGCCCGATCAAGCACTGGCACGCAATCGTGCCGCGCTACGCGTGCGTCTACATGGCAATCAGTGGCTGCAAACCCTCAAAACCGCAGCAGTGAGTACGGCCGGTTTGAGCGCTCGCCACGAGTGGGAAGTGCCGCTGCCAAGCGATGCGTTGTCGGTCGAAGCCTTCGTTGCACACAACGCAGCCGAAGCGGCCGACTATGTGCGTCCGCACGCCCATCGCCTCGCCCCGCTGTTCCGCACCGACTTCACGCGCCGCCTGTGGCACGCGACCGTTGATGGGGCCGACGACGGCGAGATCGAGATCGCGCTGGATGCCGGCGCCATCCTGATCCCTGGCACCGAGGCGCGCGAGCCCATCGATGAGCTGGAGCTTGAGTGGAAGCCGGCCGCCGGTAGCACACTCAGCGAAGACGCGATTGCCGAGCGCCTGCACGCCTGGACGCAGACGCTACGCGCCGCCGTGCCGGACTTGGCACCGCTCGACATCAGCAAGGCGCAGCGCGGCTACCAACTACGCGCGAAGGTCACCGGAGACCAAGCATGA
- a CDS encoding uracil-DNA glycosylase, which produces MKRRADPAQSALFDEPAAEAPSGDFIPLAEQFDALPADWKTLLTPCIAQTNWPALCAFVDGERAAGKPIFPTGVFRALHLTSVDDVRVVILGQDPYHGTGTVDGREIPQAHGLAFSVPAGVRVPPSLRNIYKEIEAEFGQKLPSVSGNLEGWSQQGVLLLNTVLTVEQGQAASHAKRGWERITDCLLEHLARIGHKRVFMLWGSHAQAKRALLPEGHLVLEAPHPSPLSAHRGFLGCGHFKMANDWLATQGQPAIDWLRPQAA; this is translated from the coding sequence ATGAAGCGCCGCGCCGATCCCGCCCAAAGCGCCCTCTTCGACGAACCGGCTGCAGAAGCGCCGAGCGGCGATTTCATCCCGCTGGCCGAACAATTCGATGCACTACCGGCTGACTGGAAGACGCTCCTCACACCCTGCATCGCGCAGACCAATTGGCCCGCGCTGTGTGCGTTCGTCGATGGCGAACGGGCGGCAGGCAAGCCGATCTTCCCGACGGGTGTGTTCCGCGCGCTGCACCTGACGTCGGTCGACGATGTGCGCGTCGTCATCCTCGGCCAGGACCCGTATCACGGCACAGGCACCGTCGATGGCCGCGAGATTCCGCAGGCGCATGGGCTGGCGTTCTCTGTGCCGGCCGGCGTGCGCGTGCCGCCGAGCCTGCGCAACATCTACAAGGAAATCGAAGCGGAATTCGGCCAGAAGCTGCCGAGCGTTTCGGGCAACCTGGAAGGCTGGTCGCAGCAAGGCGTGCTGTTGCTCAACACGGTGCTCACCGTCGAACAAGGCCAGGCCGCCAGCCATGCCAAGCGCGGCTGGGAACGCATCACCGATTGCCTGCTGGAACATCTGGCACGTATCGGCCACAAGCGCGTATTCATGCTGTGGGGCAGCCACGCGCAGGCCAAGCGGGCGTTGCTGCCGGAGGGGCATCTGGTGCTAGAGGCGCCGCACCCGTCGCCGTTGTCGGCGCATCGAGGGTTCTTGGGGTGCGGGCATTTCAAGATGGCCAATGATTGGCTGGCGACGCAAGGTCAGCCGGCGATTGATTGGTTGAGGCCACAGGCGGCTTAA
- a CDS encoding FUSC family protein, whose amino-acid sequence MDYAHDPRTFLYSHYVSRGIRTATGVIGLTLLALLVMDLQGAMVVSIGALCTSLMDLPSPLRHKFNEMMACVLLTTAITFIVAVATPYSILPVVIVLVTFLAGMMVAYGNKTMPLQFAALFVMTLTFTEEFAFREAVEHTAQFFLGAMGYMAFAMAVAWGQRRRIKEQVLAECLYELAVYVERKAGFYDASKDFDEQFNLLVRQQISVADKQQVARDFVFRDNRTASDGRLVQIHMRMLDIYEYLLSSNTDYPLLRQYLADAEILRLLHGIIERLRQDIEGVAYAVGRDRPSPTPMSYEQEMAAIDAAFDEVQHGHHGIPIEAIAALEESIATVRGAIRLMAQLHAATATPVELSKVLLRPDMTPFLTRQKYELRLVLEELTWRSPVLRFALRISMAVAAGLWIADHLPYSSHGYWVLLTIVVILKPTFSMTRQRNFDRVLGTLIGCVIAAVILRFTHSTWILMGVLYLSTAASAAFVTIKYRYTAIAACVQVLIQINLLLPGSKGAIGERLVDTLIGAAIATAFSYVLPAWEYRNLPKLVDDVLRTNRRFIEAARDLLLGTLKDDFAYRVQRKQYMEALTGLISAFARMLDEPKSRHRAVDNLNRFIVQNYLVAAHVAAVRILVRQRTQELDEADTRALVEQTVESALESLTRAKERFDQAVHEGGWGVRPRDTQELGAADFADQAARSRMVDAATEADSLSAMHLLERRLQALRADTAKIALRCGALGRALRVSRD is encoded by the coding sequence ATGGACTACGCCCACGATCCACGCACCTTCCTCTACAGCCACTACGTATCGCGCGGCATCCGTACCGCCACCGGCGTGATCGGCCTGACGCTGCTCGCGCTGCTGGTGATGGATCTGCAGGGCGCGATGGTGGTGTCGATCGGTGCGCTGTGCACCAGCCTGATGGACTTGCCCAGCCCGCTGCGGCACAAGTTCAACGAGATGATGGCGTGCGTGCTGCTCACCACGGCCATCACCTTCATCGTGGCGGTGGCCACGCCGTATTCGATCTTGCCGGTGGTGATCGTGCTGGTCACCTTCCTGGCCGGCATGATGGTGGCGTACGGCAACAAGACGATGCCGCTGCAGTTTGCGGCGCTGTTCGTCATGACGCTCACCTTTACCGAGGAGTTCGCCTTTCGCGAAGCGGTGGAGCACACCGCGCAGTTCTTCCTCGGCGCCATGGGCTACATGGCTTTTGCGATGGCAGTGGCGTGGGGGCAGCGGCGTCGTATCAAAGAGCAGGTGCTGGCCGAGTGCCTGTATGAGCTGGCCGTGTACGTCGAACGCAAGGCCGGCTTCTACGATGCCTCCAAGGATTTCGACGAGCAGTTCAACTTGCTCGTGCGCCAGCAGATTTCGGTGGCCGACAAGCAGCAGGTGGCGCGCGACTTCGTCTTCCGCGACAACCGCACGGCCAGCGACGGGCGCCTCGTGCAGATCCACATGCGGATGCTCGACATCTACGAGTACCTGCTGTCGTCCAACACCGATTACCCGCTGCTGCGCCAGTATCTGGCCGACGCCGAGATCCTGCGCCTGCTGCACGGGATCATTGAGCGCCTGCGCCAGGACATCGAAGGCGTTGCCTACGCCGTGGGCCGCGACCGGCCATCGCCCACGCCGATGTCGTACGAGCAGGAGATGGCCGCCATCGACGCCGCGTTCGACGAGGTGCAGCACGGTCACCACGGCATCCCAATCGAGGCCATCGCCGCGCTGGAAGAGTCGATTGCTACCGTGCGCGGCGCGATCCGCCTGATGGCGCAGTTGCACGCCGCCACGGCCACGCCGGTGGAGTTGTCCAAGGTGCTGCTGCGCCCGGACATGACCCCGTTCCTGACGCGCCAGAAGTACGAGCTGCGGCTGGTGCTGGAAGAACTGACGTGGCGCTCGCCGGTGCTGCGCTTTGCGCTGCGCATCTCGATGGCGGTGGCCGCCGGGCTGTGGATTGCCGACCATCTGCCGTATTCGTCGCACGGCTACTGGGTCTTGCTGACCATCGTCGTGATCCTCAAGCCGACCTTCAGCATGACGCGCCAGCGCAATTTCGATCGGGTGCTCGGCACGCTGATCGGCTGCGTGATTGCGGCGGTGATTCTGCGGTTCACGCATTCGACGTGGATCCTGATGGGCGTGCTGTACCTGTCCACCGCCGCCAGCGCCGCGTTCGTCACCATCAAATACCGCTACACGGCCATTGCCGCGTGCGTGCAGGTGCTCATCCAGATCAACCTGCTGCTGCCCGGCAGCAAGGGCGCCATTGGTGAACGGCTGGTCGATACGCTGATCGGCGCGGCCATCGCCACCGCCTTCAGTTACGTGCTGCCCGCCTGGGAATACCGCAACCTGCCCAAGCTGGTGGACGACGTGCTGCGTACCAACCGGCGCTTTATCGAAGCCGCACGCGACTTGCTGCTCGGCACGCTCAAGGACGACTTCGCCTACCGCGTGCAGCGCAAGCAGTACATGGAAGCGCTGACCGGCTTGATCTCCGCCTTCGCGCGCATGCTCGATGAGCCCAAGAGCCGCCACCGTGCCGTGGATAACCTGAACCGCTTCATCGTGCAGAACTACCTGGTGGCTGCGCACGTGGCGGCAGTGCGCATTCTGGTGCGCCAACGTACGCAGGAGCTGGACGAAGCCGATACGCGTGCACTGGTCGAGCAGACCGTGGAATCCGCGCTGGAAAGCCTGACGCGCGCCAAGGAGCGCTTCGATCAGGCGGTGCACGAAGGCGGCTGGGGCGTGCGCCCGCGCGACACACAGGAACTGGGCGCGGCAGACTTCGCGGATCAGGCGGCGCGTTCGCGCATGGTGGATGCCGCTACCGAAGCGGATTCCTTGTCCGCCATGCACCTGCTGGAGCGGCGCTTGCAGGCGCTGCGGGCGGATACCGCCAAGATTGCGCTGCGGTGTGGGGCGCTGGGGCGGGCGTTGCGGGTGTCGCGGGATTGA
- the trpC gene encoding indole-3-glycerol phosphate synthase TrpC, with translation MSDILNKILAVKAEEVTAARKHRDLASVRAEAEANRTDSTLGPRGFAQAVRDKIAAGHAAVIAEVKKASPSKGVLRPNFKPADIARSYAEHGAACLSVLTDEQFFQGHADYLREARAACTLPVLRKDFMVDLYQVYEARSWGADCILLIVAALDQGLMVELEACALELGLDVLVEVHDGHELDRALRLQTPLVGVNNRNLRTFETSLDTTIGLLKHMPDDRIVVTESGILVQDDVRKMRAAAVNAFLVGEAFMRADDPGAELARLFA, from the coding sequence ATGTCCGACATCCTCAACAAAATCCTGGCCGTGAAGGCCGAAGAAGTGACCGCCGCGCGCAAGCATCGCGATCTCGCCAGCGTGCGCGCTGAAGCCGAAGCCAACCGCACTGACAGCACCCTCGGCCCCCGCGGCTTTGCCCAGGCCGTGCGCGACAAGATCGCCGCCGGCCACGCCGCCGTCATCGCCGAGGTGAAAAAGGCGTCGCCGTCCAAGGGCGTGCTGCGCCCCAACTTCAAGCCCGCCGACATCGCCCGCAGCTATGCGGAGCATGGCGCCGCGTGCCTGTCCGTCCTGACCGACGAGCAGTTCTTCCAGGGCCACGCCGATTACCTGCGCGAAGCCCGCGCCGCCTGCACACTGCCGGTGCTGCGCAAAGATTTCATGGTCGATCTGTATCAGGTGTACGAAGCACGCTCGTGGGGCGCGGACTGCATCCTGCTGATCGTCGCCGCGCTGGACCAAGGGCTGATGGTGGAGCTGGAAGCCTGCGCGCTCGAACTCGGCCTGGACGTGCTGGTGGAAGTGCACGACGGCCATGAGCTGGACCGCGCGCTGCGCCTGCAAACGCCGCTGGTGGGCGTGAACAACCGCAACCTGCGCACGTTCGAGACCTCGCTCGACACCACGATTGGCCTGCTCAAGCACATGCCGGATGACCGCATTGTCGTGACGGAGTCGGGCATCCTCGTGCAAGACGACGTACGCAAGATGCGCGCCGCCGCCGTCAACGCCTTCCTCGTCGGCGAAGCCTTTATGCGCGCCGACGACCCCGGTGCCGAACTGGCCCGCCTCTTTGCTTGA